The Ensifer adhaerens genome contains a region encoding:
- the trpLE gene encoding trpE operon leader peptide TrpLE, producing the protein MENARNISIWWWAR; encoded by the coding sequence ATGGAAAACGCACGCAACATTTCGATCTGGTGGTGGGCTCGCTGA
- a CDS encoding TonB-dependent hemoglobin/transferrin/lactoferrin family receptor: MLTRHRRLALLACTTTLAISVATVAFAQSATTQAKSEEKAEETKKGETYLSPIVAKGGRTADPYAKPGPVSVVTTDQIDLQSGQETDDLLRSVPGTSTANNPQNPGVAVNIRGFEGSGRVNMMIDGVRQNFRFTGHEAQGFAYFDPAFLSEIDVTRGAVTGVGGGALAGSVNFRTYDVEDLIQDGKNYGGIASATYGTNGAGWSESLIGAYRFNDVFSVLGGISKADPGNYDNGNGVEVPFTEEDLLSGLLKFEVTPDKDHTFKLTGLTYDNDFFANSYFQNVKNQTVSASYSYTPDNELIDFRANAYWNRLKMKYDTDIRGGGTAAGRRITDTGKGFDISNTSLFDLGDVAVKANYGVEYFRDDYDVINSTARPGAGVNGSGTNATTGVFSNTTFTYGMLDLTAGLRWDHFSLDGSGAVVAGNPIGLPAGPYTVDKSEGRLNPSITVALNPTEWFQPYVTYAETSRSPTVNETFAGGTHPGPSGQSFFPNPFLEPETSKGWEIGANFAFDGLLDPSDSLRVKANYFHNRVDNYITAAMLNGGRQIFFVNNPGISTVQGFELQAAYDAGYVFGDLAYTYTESDLPSQINGFGVQSYLPENIVSATLGARFLEDQRLTVGTRLYAVSNAFVGEINRTPPNVPGYGLVDLFANYKFENGFEVTAQVTNLFDKTYTPSSSTIAGSTIDTGRGRTFLVTAKAKF; this comes from the coding sequence ATGCTCACCCGGCATCGTCGCCTGGCTCTTTTGGCTTGCACGACAACTCTTGCAATTTCAGTCGCTACCGTCGCATTCGCGCAAAGCGCAACAACCCAGGCTAAGTCGGAAGAGAAGGCCGAGGAGACAAAGAAGGGCGAAACTTACCTCTCGCCGATCGTTGCCAAGGGCGGGCGCACCGCTGACCCCTATGCCAAGCCCGGCCCCGTCAGCGTCGTCACGACGGACCAGATCGATCTGCAATCGGGGCAAGAGACTGACGACCTGTTGCGCAGCGTTCCCGGCACCTCGACCGCGAACAACCCGCAAAACCCGGGCGTCGCGGTCAACATCCGCGGTTTCGAGGGTTCCGGCCGCGTCAACATGATGATCGACGGCGTGCGCCAGAACTTCCGCTTCACCGGCCACGAAGCCCAGGGTTTTGCCTATTTCGATCCGGCATTCCTTTCCGAAATCGATGTGACCCGCGGCGCCGTGACCGGGGTTGGCGGCGGTGCACTGGCCGGTTCGGTCAACTTCCGGACCTATGATGTCGAAGACCTGATCCAGGACGGCAAGAACTACGGTGGCATTGCTTCGGCTACGTACGGCACAAACGGTGCCGGCTGGTCGGAATCACTGATCGGCGCTTACCGTTTCAATGACGTCTTCTCCGTGCTCGGCGGCATCAGCAAGGCTGATCCCGGCAACTATGACAACGGCAACGGGGTCGAGGTACCCTTCACCGAGGAAGACCTTCTGTCGGGCCTGTTGAAGTTCGAAGTGACGCCGGACAAGGATCACACCTTCAAGCTCACCGGCCTCACCTATGACAACGACTTCTTCGCGAACTCCTACTTCCAGAACGTGAAGAACCAGACGGTTTCTGCAAGCTATTCCTACACGCCGGACAACGAACTCATCGATTTCCGTGCGAACGCCTACTGGAACCGGCTAAAGATGAAGTACGACACCGACATTCGCGGTGGCGGCACGGCGGCCGGTCGGCGCATCACCGACACGGGTAAGGGCTTTGACATCTCGAACACCTCTCTGTTCGACCTTGGCGACGTTGCCGTCAAGGCGAACTACGGCGTCGAGTATTTCCGCGACGACTACGATGTCATCAACAGCACGGCCCGGCCGGGGGCCGGCGTCAACGGCAGCGGCACCAATGCCACCACCGGCGTCTTCAGCAATACGACCTTCACCTATGGCATGCTGGATCTGACGGCAGGCCTGAGATGGGATCACTTCAGCCTCGATGGCTCCGGCGCTGTCGTTGCCGGCAACCCGATCGGTCTGCCGGCCGGCCCTTACACCGTCGATAAGTCCGAAGGTCGCCTCAACCCGAGCATCACGGTCGCGCTCAACCCGACGGAGTGGTTCCAGCCATACGTTACATACGCGGAAACCTCGCGTTCGCCGACGGTCAACGAGACCTTCGCCGGCGGCACACATCCGGGACCGTCGGGCCAGTCGTTCTTCCCCAATCCATTTCTTGAGCCGGAGACCTCCAAGGGCTGGGAAATCGGTGCGAACTTCGCCTTCGACGGGCTGCTCGATCCCAGCGACAGCCTGCGGGTCAAGGCCAACTACTTCCATAACCGCGTCGACAACTACATCACCGCAGCGATGCTCAACGGCGGTCGTCAGATCTTCTTCGTCAACAATCCCGGGATCTCGACGGTCCAGGGTTTCGAGTTGCAGGCGGCGTATGACGCCGGATACGTCTTCGGCGACCTTGCCTACACCTACACCGAGAGCGATCTGCCGTCGCAGATCAATGGTTTCGGCGTGCAGAGCTACCTGCCTGAAAACATTGTCAGCGCAACGCTTGGCGCCCGGTTCCTCGAAGACCAGCGCCTGACGGTCGGTACGCGCCTCTACGCCGTTTCGAACGCGTTTGTCGGCGAAATCAATCGTACGCCGCCGAACGTTCCGGGCTACGGTCTCGTCGATCTCTTCGCCAACTACAAGTTCGAAAACGGCTTTGAAGTCACGGCTCAGGTCACGAACCTGTTCGACAAGACCTATACGCCGTCTTCGAGCACCATTGCCGGAAGCACGATCGATACCGGCCGCGGCCGCACCTTCCTGGTGACGGCGAAGGCGAAGTTCTGA
- a CDS encoding extensin family protein, with protein sequence MRRSFPLILLSLLILTGASLPKSGPIPLKKPPSEAGEKEAAPTPEEKPATPTDGGKADQPEVPTGDEQPVPQPKPKDGSEGAAKDQKPATGEKDQPVDDKKEEKPAPIVYPPVEAEDAADYAKCVADLKAIGATFVEAKRIDDGKGCGIDKPLEVTSILPAVTLAPKGLMRCETALALARWTKETAQPAAEVAFDKTIKIKALNQASTYICRLRNNATTGKISEHAHGNAVDIASFTLSNGATIAIQPRDEDGTMDGAFQRAVTASACLYFKTVLDPGSDAAHETHLHLDVIERRNDYRYCR encoded by the coding sequence ATGCGTCGCTCTTTTCCCTTGATCCTGCTGTCACTCCTGATCCTCACCGGCGCCAGCCTGCCGAAATCCGGACCGATCCCGCTAAAAAAGCCGCCGAGCGAGGCGGGAGAGAAAGAGGCTGCTCCCACACCCGAAGAGAAACCGGCGACGCCTACGGACGGTGGCAAGGCCGATCAGCCAGAGGTGCCGACTGGCGACGAACAGCCCGTGCCGCAGCCAAAGCCCAAGGACGGGAGTGAAGGAGCGGCGAAGGATCAAAAGCCGGCCACAGGCGAAAAGGACCAGCCCGTCGACGACAAGAAAGAGGAAAAGCCGGCACCGATCGTCTATCCGCCGGTCGAAGCAGAGGACGCCGCCGACTACGCAAAGTGTGTCGCCGACCTGAAGGCGATCGGAGCGACGTTTGTCGAAGCCAAACGCATCGACGACGGCAAGGGCTGCGGCATCGACAAGCCACTGGAGGTCACGAGCATCCTGCCCGCCGTCACACTCGCGCCTAAGGGGCTTATGCGGTGCGAAACGGCGCTGGCGCTTGCACGCTGGACCAAGGAGACCGCCCAGCCGGCCGCCGAAGTCGCCTTCGACAAGACCATCAAGATCAAGGCGCTGAACCAGGCATCGACCTATATCTGCCGCCTGCGCAACAATGCGACGACGGGCAAAATCTCCGAGCACGCCCACGGCAACGCCGTCGACATCGCGTCCTTCACGTTAAGCAACGGCGCGACGATCGCCATCCAGCCGCGCGACGAGGATGGCACCATGGACGGTGCCTTCCAGCGCGCGGTCACTGCGTCCGCCTGCCTCTACTTCAAGACTGTGCTCGACCCCGGCAGCGACGCCGCCCACGAAACCCACCTGCATCTCGACGTCATCGAGCGCCGCAACGACTACCGCTACTGCCGCTAG
- a CDS encoding MFS transporter — MRTEIREPRGRRLVLLAVCCAAAAMPLTFTGPAVALPSISRSLGADPVALNWVTNAFMLTFGSSLMAAGALADSFGRKRVFLGGLAAFLLFSAGLAFARDILWFDALRALQGIGAAAAFSGGMASLAQEFDENERLRAFSLVGASFGVGLAFGPIASGLMVEAFGWPAIFVLVVALAGLSLALGAVFLRETRDPDAAGLDWKGAASFTAALTALTFGILQGPENGWSHPLVLAMLAASVFFFLAFWRIERSVARPMLDLTLFRYPRFVGVQLLAAAPAYGFVVLLILLPVRFIGIEGMSAVAGGQMMIAMSAPLLILPIAAGLLTRWFTPAVICGVGLLISAAGLLWLSLFPAGSGPATLLAPLMMIGLGISLPWGLMDGLAVSVVPKERAGMATGIFSTTRVAGEGIALAIVTAILSALTAWNLGSEAGATAAPMAQRIVTGNLPAAMQLAPETSHAALLQAYGDAFSVLLLVLTGITVATAAVVFFFIGRGDKAAGDAEIEAGALPFEAIACGETGTGRSNL, encoded by the coding sequence ATGAGAACCGAAATTCGAGAACCGCGCGGGCGCCGGCTCGTCCTTCTTGCGGTCTGTTGCGCCGCCGCGGCAATGCCGCTCACCTTCACCGGACCGGCGGTGGCGCTGCCGTCGATCAGTCGCAGCCTCGGCGCCGATCCAGTTGCCCTCAACTGGGTCACCAACGCCTTCATGCTGACCTTCGGCAGTTCGCTGATGGCGGCCGGTGCGCTTGCCGACAGTTTCGGTCGCAAACGCGTGTTCCTGGGTGGTCTTGCGGCCTTCCTGCTGTTTTCGGCCGGGCTCGCCTTCGCTCGGGATATCCTATGGTTCGATGCCCTGAGAGCGCTTCAGGGTATTGGGGCAGCCGCCGCCTTTTCCGGCGGCATGGCTTCGCTCGCACAGGAGTTCGACGAGAACGAGCGGCTCCGGGCCTTCAGCCTGGTCGGCGCCAGCTTCGGTGTCGGCCTTGCCTTTGGGCCGATCGCCTCCGGCCTGATGGTCGAGGCCTTCGGCTGGCCGGCGATCTTCGTCCTGGTCGTGGCGCTCGCCGGCCTGTCTCTGGCACTCGGTGCGGTCTTCCTGCGGGAAACACGCGATCCGGACGCTGCTGGCCTCGACTGGAAGGGAGCGGCAAGTTTCACGGCGGCGCTCACCGCACTCACCTTCGGCATTCTGCAGGGTCCGGAAAACGGCTGGAGCCATCCGCTCGTGCTCGCGATGCTCGCGGCATCGGTGTTCTTCTTCCTGGCCTTCTGGCGGATCGAGCGTTCGGTCGCGCGGCCGATGCTGGATCTGACGCTGTTTCGATATCCGCGTTTTGTCGGCGTGCAATTGCTGGCGGCAGCCCCCGCCTACGGCTTCGTGGTGCTGCTCATCCTGCTTCCGGTCCGCTTCATCGGTATCGAAGGCATGAGCGCCGTCGCGGGCGGGCAGATGATGATCGCCATGTCCGCGCCGCTTCTGATCCTGCCGATCGCGGCGGGCCTTCTGACGCGCTGGTTCACGCCGGCGGTTATCTGCGGTGTGGGCTTGCTGATATCGGCGGCCGGGCTCCTCTGGCTCAGTCTGTTTCCGGCGGGGTCAGGGCCGGCCACGCTGCTTGCACCACTGATGATGATCGGTCTCGGCATCAGCTTGCCTTGGGGGCTGATGGACGGGCTTGCGGTCAGTGTCGTGCCGAAGGAGCGCGCCGGGATGGCGACGGGCATCTTCAGCACCACGCGCGTGGCCGGGGAGGGCATTGCGCTGGCGATCGTGACCGCCATCCTCTCTGCGCTTACGGCCTGGAACCTCGGATCGGAAGCCGGCGCCACTGCGGCTCCCATGGCGCAGCGCATCGTCACCGGCAATCTGCCCGCGGCGATGCAGCTTGCCCCTGAGACATCGCACGCCGCGCTGCTGCAGGCCTATGGCGACGCGTTCAGCGTCCTGCTTCTGGTTTTGACCGGCATCACTGTCGCAACTGCGGCCGTGGTATTCTTCTTCATCGGCAGGGGCGATAAGGCCGCCGGTGATGCGGAGATCGAAGCCGGTGCTCTGCCTTTCGAGGCGATTGCCTGCGGAGAAACCGGAACCGGCCGATCCAATCTTTGA
- a CDS encoding cation diffusion facilitator family transporter has protein sequence MTTGTENRTVLRLAFWGIPLSLAVLGLKLLAWWLTGSIALLSDGLESTVNVIAAVIAYLMIGYASKPADAGHPFGHHKAEYFSAVIEGVLIVVAALLIVWEAVPAMMAPVLMEAPALGLAINFVAGVINAIWAYVLITAGRKHRSPALSADGHHILSDVVTSIGVLVGLVLAIATGYAILDPLLAVIVACNILYQGWMVISRSIDGLMDRAVSGEEEDAIKQAIAANAAGSLGVHDLKTRQAGPAIFVDFHMVVPELMPVGEAHDICDRIEDAIRDVHPGAKIAIHVEPEGEKAHGVRVKTTVGRH, from the coding sequence ATGACGACTGGAACCGAAAACCGCACCGTGCTCCGCCTTGCTTTCTGGGGCATACCGCTCTCGCTCGCTGTGCTCGGCCTGAAGCTGCTTGCCTGGTGGCTGACAGGCTCGATCGCGCTTCTCTCCGACGGGCTGGAGTCGACCGTCAACGTGATCGCGGCGGTCATCGCCTATCTGATGATCGGCTATGCTTCCAAGCCGGCCGACGCCGGGCACCCCTTCGGTCACCACAAGGCGGAGTATTTCTCGGCCGTTATCGAAGGCGTTCTGATCGTCGTTGCGGCACTGCTCATCGTCTGGGAGGCGGTGCCGGCAATGATGGCGCCAGTGTTGATGGAAGCACCGGCTCTGGGCCTGGCGATCAACTTCGTCGCCGGCGTCATCAACGCCATCTGGGCCTATGTGCTGATCACCGCCGGCCGCAAGCACCGCTCGCCGGCACTCAGCGCCGACGGCCACCACATCCTGTCGGACGTCGTCACCTCGATCGGCGTTCTCGTCGGCCTCGTGCTTGCGATCGCCACCGGCTACGCGATCCTTGATCCGCTGCTGGCCGTCATTGTCGCCTGCAACATTCTTTACCAGGGCTGGATGGTGATCTCGCGCTCGATCGACGGGCTGATGGACCGGGCCGTCTCGGGTGAGGAAGAAGACGCGATCAAACAGGCGATCGCCGCCAACGCCGCGGGTTCGCTCGGCGTGCACGATCTGAAGACCCGTCAGGCCGGTCCGGCGATCTTCGTCGATTTCCACATGGTCGTGCCGGAATTGATGCCGGTCGGCGAGGCGCATGACATCTGCGACCGGATCGAGGATGCGATCCGGGACGTGCATCCCGGTGCCAAGATCGCGATCCATGTGGAGCCCGAAGGTGAGAAGGCGCACGGTGTGCGCGTCAAGACGACGGTCGGGCGCCACTGA
- a CDS encoding thioesterase domain-containing protein, translated as MTPEELQSYLHNHIPLSAAMQVRADAVSDDHVLLSAPLAPNINHRDTVFGGSASALAILSAWSLLHVRMRKSGVAARLVIQSNRMDYLKPVAGAFAARSSLADAGQWPGFLRLLERRGRARAVVVADLLDGDTLAGRFEGEFVALGYDNA; from the coding sequence ATGACGCCAGAGGAACTCCAGTCCTATCTTCATAACCACATCCCGCTGTCAGCGGCGATGCAGGTCCGCGCGGATGCGGTGAGCGACGATCATGTGCTGCTCTCGGCGCCGCTTGCACCCAACATCAACCACCGTGACACGGTGTTCGGCGGCAGCGCCTCGGCGCTCGCGATCCTGTCGGCCTGGTCGCTGCTGCATGTGCGCATGCGCAAAAGCGGCGTTGCGGCGCGCCTGGTGATCCAGAGCAACCGGATGGATTATCTGAAGCCGGTCGCCGGCGCTTTCGCCGCACGCTCGTCGCTGGCGGATGCCGGGCAATGGCCGGGCTTTCTGCGATTGCTCGAACGTCGGGGCAGGGCGCGCGCCGTGGTCGTTGCCGACCTCCTCGACGGCGACACCTTGGCCGGTCGCTTCGAGGGCGAGTTTGTCGCCCTTGGCTACGACAACGCCTGA
- the queF gene encoding preQ(1) synthase, translated as MSKTDVSGLSQLGAKVDLPQSPEDAVLERVPSGNKGKDYLVRFTAPEFTSLCPMTGQPDFAHIVIDYVPDEWLVESKSLKLFLHSFRNHGAFHEDCTIEIAQRLVSLLQPRWLRIGAYWYPRGGIPIDVFWQTGKPPEGLWLPDQGVPTYRGRG; from the coding sequence ATGAGCAAGACTGACGTATCCGGCCTTTCGCAACTGGGCGCAAAGGTCGACCTGCCGCAGAGCCCGGAAGACGCGGTGCTGGAGCGGGTCCCGAGCGGCAACAAGGGCAAGGACTATCTGGTGCGTTTCACCGCGCCGGAATTCACCTCGCTCTGCCCGATGACCGGCCAGCCGGATTTCGCCCATATCGTGATCGACTATGTGCCGGACGAATGGCTGGTCGAATCGAAGTCGCTGAAGCTGTTCCTGCATTCCTTCCGTAACCACGGCGCATTCCACGAAGATTGCACCATCGAGATCGCCCAACGGCTGGTGTCGTTGCTTCAGCCACGCTGGCTTCGCATCGGCGCCTATTGGTATCCGCGCGGCGGCATCCCGATCGACGTCTTCTGGCAGACCGGCAAGCCGCCCGAGGGCCTGTGGCTGCCCGACCAGGGCGTGCCGACCTATCGAGGCCGCGGCTAA
- a CDS encoding anthranilate synthase, with product MATVILEDGSESYTTKGGITVTRRRREASYGQAIASYVDKLDERRGAVFSSNYEYPGRYTRWDTAVVDPPLGISSFGRSLWIEAYNGRGEVLLAIIAEHLKTVADITLGASTSRRLDLTINAPDRVFTEEERSKMPTVFSVLRAVTNLFHSAEDASLGLYGAFGYDLAFQFDAIDLKLKRPDDQRDMVLFLPDEILVVDHYAAKAWIDRYDFAKDGKTTEGKAEEIASEPFKTVDSIPPHGDHHPGEYAELVVKAKESFRRGDLFEVVPGQKFFERCESKPSEISNRLKAINPSPYSFFINLGNQEYLVGASPEMFVRVSGRRIETCPISGTIKRGDDPIADSEQILKLLNSKKDESELTMCSDVDRNDKSRVCVPGSVKVIGRRQIEMYSRLIHTVDHIEGRLRDDMDAFDGFLSHAWAVTVTGAPKLWAMRFIESHEKSPRAWYGGAIGMVGFNGDMNTGLTLRTIRIKDGIAEVRAGATLLYDSNPEEEEAETELKAAAMIAAIRDARSANAGKAGRDVAAVGAGVNILLVDHEDSFVHTLANYFRQTGATVTTVRSPVAEEIFDRVKPDLVVLSPGPGNPKDFDCKATIKKARARDLPIFGVCLGLQALAEAYGGDLRQLAIPMHGKPSRIRVLEPGIVFSGLGKEVTVGRYHSIFADPASLPAEFMITAESEDGTIMGIEHTKEPVAAVQFHPESIMTLGGDAGMRMIENVVAHLAKRAKIKAA from the coding sequence ATGGCAACGGTAATTCTCGAGGACGGCTCGGAGAGCTACACCACCAAGGGCGGCATTACGGTGACGCGCCGGCGGCGGGAAGCGTCCTATGGCCAGGCGATCGCGAGCTATGTGGACAAGCTCGACGAACGCCGCGGTGCAGTGTTCTCCTCCAACTACGAATATCCCGGCCGCTACACTCGTTGGGACACGGCTGTCGTCGACCCGCCGCTCGGCATCTCCTCCTTCGGCCGCTCGCTCTGGATTGAAGCCTATAACGGCCGCGGCGAAGTGCTGCTTGCGATCATCGCCGAGCATCTGAAGACCGTCGCCGACATCACGCTCGGCGCTTCGACCAGCCGTCGCCTCGACCTGACGATCAACGCGCCGGATCGCGTCTTCACGGAAGAAGAGCGCTCGAAGATGCCGACGGTGTTCAGCGTGCTGCGCGCCGTCACCAATCTTTTCCATTCGGCCGAGGATGCGAGCCTCGGGCTCTACGGTGCCTTCGGCTACGATCTCGCCTTCCAGTTCGATGCGATCGACCTGAAGCTGAAGCGTCCCGACGACCAGCGCGACATGGTGCTGTTCCTGCCGGATGAAATCCTCGTCGTCGACCACTATGCCGCCAAGGCCTGGATCGACCGCTACGATTTCGCTAAGGACGGCAAGACCACCGAGGGCAAGGCGGAAGAGATCGCCAGCGAACCCTTCAAGACCGTCGACAGCATTCCGCCGCATGGCGACCATCACCCGGGCGAATATGCCGAACTCGTCGTCAAGGCGAAGGAGAGCTTCCGCCGCGGCGACCTTTTCGAAGTGGTGCCCGGCCAGAAATTCTTCGAGCGTTGCGAGAGCAAGCCGTCGGAGATTTCCAACCGGCTGAAGGCGATCAATCCGTCGCCCTATTCCTTCTTCATCAATCTCGGCAACCAAGAATATCTCGTCGGGGCATCGCCGGAAATGTTCGTGCGTGTTTCCGGCCGCCGCATCGAGACCTGCCCGATCTCGGGCACGATCAAGCGCGGCGACGATCCGATCGCCGACAGCGAGCAGATCCTGAAGCTGTTGAACTCCAAGAAGGACGAATCCGAACTCACCATGTGCTCGGACGTCGACCGCAACGACAAGAGCCGGGTCTGCGTGCCGGGCTCGGTCAAGGTCATCGGCCGCCGCCAGATCGAGATGTATTCGCGCCTGATCCATACGGTCGACCATATTGAGGGACGCTTGCGCGACGACATGGACGCCTTCGACGGCTTCCTCAGCCACGCCTGGGCGGTGACCGTCACCGGTGCGCCGAAGCTCTGGGCCATGCGCTTCATCGAAAGCCATGAGAAGAGCCCGCGCGCATGGTATGGTGGCGCGATCGGCATGGTCGGCTTCAATGGCGACATGAACACGGGCCTGACGCTGCGCACGATTCGCATCAAGGACGGTATCGCCGAGGTGAGGGCAGGGGCGACGCTGCTCTACGATTCAAATCCGGAAGAAGAAGAAGCCGAAACCGAACTGAAGGCCGCCGCCATGATCGCTGCCATTCGCGATGCGAGATCCGCCAATGCCGGCAAGGCCGGTCGCGACGTTGCCGCTGTTGGCGCCGGCGTCAACATCCTCTTGGTCGATCACGAGGACAGCTTCGTCCATACGCTTGCGAACTATTTCCGCCAGACGGGGGCGACCGTCACGACGGTGCGCTCGCCGGTGGCCGAAGAGATCTTCGATCGGGTGAAGCCGGATCTCGTCGTGCTTTCGCCCGGACCTGGCAATCCCAAGGATTTCGACTGCAAGGCGACGATCAAGAAGGCGCGGGCGCGCGACCTGCCGATCTTCGGTGTCTGCCTCGGGCTGCAGGCGCTTGCCGAAGCCTACGGCGGGGATCTCCGCCAACTGGCGATCCCGATGCACGGCAAGCCGTCGCGCATCCGCGTGCTGGAGCCCGGAATCGTCTTCTCCGGCCTCGGCAAGGAAGTGACCGTCGGTCGTTACCATTCGATCTTTGCCGATCCGGCGAGCCTGCCCGCGGAGTTCATGATCACCGCCGAAAGCGAAGATGGCACAATTATGGGCATCGAGCACACGAAGGAGCCGGTGGCGGCGGTGCAGTTCCATCCGGAATCGATCATGACGCTCGGCGGCGACGCCGGCATGCGGATGATCGAGAACGTCGTGGCGCACCTCGCCAAGCGCGCCAAGATCAAGGCCGCCTGA
- a CDS encoding chloramphenicol phosphotransferase CPT family protein, translated as MQHGRIIFLNGTSSAGKSTLAKALREILPEPFCYYASDQLADAGFRVLRRGMHPGMRGERARFFDGFHRSIAAFAEAGNDLIVEHIVEEKSWADDIRRQTAHLDIFWVGVHAPIEDLERRERERGDRTIGEARFHLKTHDYCAYDLEVDTRDPTDQVAARIVDAWLKRQSLRP; from the coding sequence ATGCAGCACGGACGAATTATCTTTCTGAACGGCACGTCGAGTGCCGGAAAGTCAACGCTGGCAAAGGCGCTCCGGGAAATCCTCCCGGAGCCCTTTTGTTACTATGCCTCCGACCAGCTTGCCGACGCCGGATTTCGGGTCCTTAGGCGCGGCATGCATCCTGGAATGCGCGGCGAACGCGCGAGGTTCTTCGACGGATTTCATCGCTCGATCGCAGCCTTCGCCGAGGCCGGCAACGACCTGATCGTCGAGCACATCGTCGAGGAGAAGAGCTGGGCCGACGATATCAGAAGGCAAACCGCGCATCTGGACATCTTCTGGGTCGGAGTGCACGCGCCCATCGAAGACCTGGAGCGTCGCGAGCGCGAGCGCGGCGACCGCACGATCGGCGAAGCCCGCTTTCACCTGAAGACGCACGATTACTGCGCCTACGACCTAGAAGTGGACACGCGCGACCCGACCGATCAGGTTGCCGCGCGCATCGTTGACGCCTGGCTCAAACGCCAGTCACTCAGGCCGTAG
- a CDS encoding LysR substrate-binding domain-containing protein, with protein sequence MDRLSGLTAFVRTADLGSFVAAGRVLGLSASAVGKAVTTLERELGVRLLQRSTRSIRLTEEGRLFHERCRRILDDLDDAEASLADAVATPRGRLRVSVPIVSYHLLLPVLPEFVRRYPEIELDLDFNDRIVDLIDEEVDVAIRSGVLPDSRLMTRALRPFQLLLCAAPSYLREHGRPECPRDLEGHHAVRFRFPNSRKLQEWPITLPPEGKEPRLKTVLNCNNMEALGGAVLSGLGIGCLPDFLARHHLRDGRLHTVLDAHLDAPGQFHLLWPSNRHLSPKVRVFVDFLSERLFADRCENVPAIQAAQ encoded by the coding sequence ATGGATCGCTTGAGCGGCTTGACCGCCTTCGTCCGCACCGCCGACCTCGGCAGTTTCGTCGCCGCCGGTCGCGTGCTCGGCCTGTCCGCTTCCGCGGTCGGAAAGGCTGTTACCACTCTCGAACGAGAACTCGGCGTCCGCCTGCTGCAGCGCTCGACCCGTAGTATCCGCTTGACCGAGGAGGGACGCCTCTTTCACGAGCGCTGCCGCCGCATCCTCGATGATCTCGACGACGCCGAGGCGTCATTGGCGGACGCCGTGGCGACGCCGCGCGGTCGGCTGCGCGTCAGCGTGCCGATCGTCAGCTACCACCTGCTGTTGCCGGTGCTGCCGGAGTTCGTACGGCGTTATCCCGAAATCGAACTCGACCTCGACTTCAACGACCGCATCGTCGACCTGATCGACGAGGAAGTGGATGTCGCAATCCGCAGCGGCGTGCTGCCGGATTCACGACTGATGACGCGCGCGCTCAGGCCGTTCCAGCTTCTGCTCTGCGCTGCTCCGTCATACCTTCGAGAGCATGGCAGGCCCGAATGCCCCCGCGACCTCGAAGGACACCATGCGGTTCGTTTCCGCTTTCCCAACAGCCGCAAGCTGCAGGAATGGCCGATCACGCTGCCGCCTGAGGGAAAGGAGCCGCGCCTCAAGACCGTGCTCAACTGCAACAACATGGAAGCGCTCGGCGGCGCCGTGCTTAGCGGCCTCGGCATCGGCTGCCTGCCGGACTTTCTCGCCCGCCACCATCTTCGCGACGGCAGACTGCACACAGTGCTCGACGCCCATCTCGACGCGCCCGGACAGTTCCACCTGCTGTGGCCGTCGAACCGTCACCTCTCCCCCAAGGTCCGCGTCTTCGTCGATTTTCTGAGCGAGCGACTGTTTGCCGATCGCTGCGAGAATGTGCCGGCCATTCAGGCGGCACAGTAG
- a CDS encoding HupE/UreJ family protein — MNRRILIATAALIASAAPAFAHLNPAEHGSFAAGFSHPLFGLDHILVMVAVGLWAAQIGGRALVVVPAAFVAMMAAGFALAVAGVGLPFVEPAILASVVALGLLVAMAVRLDTAASAAIVGVFALFHGHAHGGELGSAGALAFSVGFILATAALHVAGIGLGIALQRLSGGGLLARVLGGLTALAGAALIFS, encoded by the coding sequence ATGAACAGACGCATCCTGATCGCCACTGCCGCGCTGATCGCCTCCGCCGCACCCGCCTTCGCCCATCTCAATCCGGCAGAGCACGGCTCGTTTGCCGCCGGCTTCTCGCATCCGCTGTTCGGACTTGACCATATCCTCGTCATGGTCGCCGTCGGCCTCTGGGCGGCGCAGATCGGCGGCCGGGCGCTCGTCGTCGTGCCGGCGGCCTTCGTCGCGATGATGGCAGCGGGCTTCGCGCTGGCGGTTGCCGGTGTCGGCCTGCCCTTCGTCGAGCCGGCGATCCTCGCCTCGGTGGTGGCACTCGGCCTGCTTGTTGCCATGGCGGTGCGGCTCGACACGGCAGCATCCGCTGCGATCGTCGGCGTCTTCGCCCTCTTCCACGGCCATGCCCATGGCGGCGAACTCGGTAGCGCCGGGGCGCTTGCCTTCTCGGTCGGCTTCATCCTCGCCACCGCCGCGCTGCACGTGGCCGGCATCGGCCTCGGCATCGCCCTTCAGCGCCTCTCCGGCGGCGGCCTGCTTGCCCGCGTCCTCGGCGGTCTCACGGCTCTAGCCGGCGCTGCCTTGATCTTCAGCTGA